The Picrophilus oshimae DSM 9789 genome includes a window with the following:
- a CDS encoding MarR family winged helix-turn-helix transcriptional regulator: MDTDTIWQRLEEIINNIKNSLNNILLRYNINLTDYKVLIAIKSGNDSMSKIAERLNLAPGWVTDIADRLEKAGYIERKRYEHDRRIINIELTENGRMAVHKIRKDLKYLLDYTFSDMSNEELVEFYEMLNKIKLR, encoded by the coding sequence ATGGACACGGACACTATCTGGCAGAGGCTTGAGGAAATAATAAATAATATTAAGAATTCATTAAATAATATTTTATTACGATATAATATAAATTTAACCGATTATAAGGTTTTAATAGCAATAAAATCCGGTAATGATTCAATGTCAAAGATCGCTGAAAGGCTAAACCTTGCACCTGGCTGGGTCACGGATATAGCAGACAGGCTTGAAAAGGCAGGATACATAGAAAGAAAGAGATACGAGCATGACAGAAGAATTATAAACATTGAATTAACTGAAAATGGAAGGATGGCAGTGCATAAAATAAGAAAGGATTTAAAATATCTTTTGGATTACACGTTTTCAGATATGAGCAATGAGGAGCTTGTTGAATTCTATGAAATGCTTAATAAGATAAAGTTAAGATAA
- the thrC gene encoding threonine synthase, with protein MSVLKCPVCGNEYDINRSNYLCDKCGNILEVIHENDFVKENFKGVWRYKSIIHPGIDKRLIVTRGEGNTFVYGHENISSYSGIKNIKLKHEGENPTGSFKDRGMTVAVSEAMRLGYKKTLCASTGNTSASAASYSAMAGIENFVLIPDGKIAVNKLAQAYVYGSKIIKVPGNFDDAMGKLMNIISKNNNFYVLNSINPWRVEGQKTIAFEILEENEPDFIALPAGNLGNTTAIGKAIKEFHDLGLIKKIPRIVSVQAEGASPFYNLVNNHEDSLNPVNPETIASAIRIGNPVNWKKALKYIKFTNGIVEKVTDDEILNAKRIIDRSGIGCETASAASLAGVKKLSDAGIIDRNDEVFCILTGNVLKDIHIENINFMDINILS; from the coding sequence ATGAGTGTCTTAAAATGCCCGGTATGCGGGAACGAATATGATATAAACAGAAGCAATTATCTCTGCGATAAATGCGGAAACATACTTGAGGTAATTCATGAAAATGATTTTGTAAAAGAAAATTTTAAGGGTGTCTGGAGGTACAAAAGCATTATACATCCGGGCATAGATAAAAGGCTAATTGTTACAAGGGGTGAGGGCAATACCTTTGTGTACGGTCATGAAAATATATCATCATATTCAGGAATAAAAAATATAAAACTGAAGCATGAGGGTGAAAATCCAACAGGTTCATTTAAGGATCGTGGCATGACAGTTGCAGTATCCGAGGCCATGAGGCTCGGATATAAAAAGACCCTATGCGCATCAACCGGAAATACATCCGCATCTGCTGCAAGCTATTCTGCAATGGCAGGCATTGAAAACTTCGTCCTGATACCAGATGGTAAAATAGCGGTAAACAAGCTTGCCCAGGCCTACGTTTATGGTTCAAAAATAATAAAGGTTCCTGGCAATTTCGACGATGCAATGGGGAAGCTAATGAACATAATATCTAAAAATAATAATTTTTATGTTTTAAATTCAATAAATCCCTGGCGTGTTGAGGGTCAAAAAACCATTGCCTTTGAGATACTTGAGGAAAATGAACCGGACTTTATAGCACTACCTGCAGGAAACCTTGGAAACACAACGGCAATAGGCAAGGCAATAAAGGAATTTCACGATCTTGGTTTAATAAAAAAGATACCAAGAATCGTTTCAGTTCAGGCCGAGGGTGCAAGCCCATTCTATAATCTTGTGAATAACCATGAGGATAGTCTTAATCCGGTAAATCCTGAAACAATTGCATCGGCAATAAGAATAGGAAACCCTGTCAACTGGAAAAAGGCATTAAAATACATAAAATTCACAAACGGTATAGTCGAGAAGGTTACAGATGACGAGATACTAAATGCAAAAAGAATTATAGACAGATCAGGAATAGGTTGTGAAACGGCCTCTGCCGCATCACTTGCAGGTGTAAAAAAGCTCTCAGATGCAGGTATAATAGACAGAAACGATGAGGTTTTTTGTATATTAACCGGAAACGTTTTAAAGGATATACATATAGAAAATATAAATTTCATGGATATTAATATTTTATCTTAA